In Dehalococcoidia bacterium, one DNA window encodes the following:
- a CDS encoding electron transfer flavoprotein subunit beta/FixA family protein — protein MKIIVCIKQVPSAANVPIDTRTGALVREGCPSDINRADKHALEEALLLKTKYGGSVTAITMGPPQAEESLRESLAMGVDEAILLSDPAFAGADTSATAYVLASAVRKWGDFDLILCGKQTSDGDTAQVGPQLAEELQLPQITYARKLQIKGMTLKAERSLSDGYEVVEAKLPVLVTVTKEINTPRKPTIGDILDACRQREVTIWNAADLNLDKNKIGLEGSLTKMTRAFIPQPRKRSGKIYEGSGQDAVQNLLKDLEVKHLI, from the coding sequence GTGAAGATTATTGTCTGCATAAAGCAGGTTCCCAGCGCCGCCAATGTACCCATCGATACCCGTACAGGTGCTCTGGTGCGCGAAGGTTGCCCTTCCGATATAAACCGGGCCGATAAGCATGCATTGGAGGAAGCGCTGCTACTCAAGACCAAATACGGTGGAAGCGTGACGGCTATCACCATGGGTCCGCCTCAGGCAGAGGAGTCGCTCCGTGAATCGCTGGCCATGGGCGTGGATGAGGCGATATTGCTGAGCGATCCGGCCTTCGCCGGTGCGGATACGTCGGCCACCGCTTACGTGCTGGCAAGCGCCGTCAGAAAGTGGGGAGATTTCGACCTGATTCTCTGCGGAAAGCAAACCTCCGATGGCGATACCGCCCAGGTCGGGCCGCAACTGGCCGAAGAGCTTCAATTGCCCCAGATCACCTATGCGCGCAAGCTCCAAATCAAAGGAATGACCCTTAAGGCCGAGCGATCGCTATCGGACGGTTATGAAGTGGTTGAAGCGAAGTTGCCGGTTCTGGTGACTGTCACCAAGGAGATCAATACCCCTCGAAAACCGACCATCGGCGACATCTTGGACGCATGCAGGCAACGGGAGGTCACGATTTGGAATGCCGCTGATCTTAATTTGGACAAGAACAAAATCGGTCTTGAGGGCTCACTCACAAAAATGACCCGAGCATTCATACCCCAGCCACGTAAACGGTCGGGAAAGATATATGAAGGTTCGGGGCAAGATGCGGTTCAAAATCTTCTAAAAGACCTTGAAGTCAAGCATCTGATCTAA
- a CDS encoding electron transfer flavoprotein subunit alpha/FixB family protein, with amino-acid sequence MICSEYHGVWVFAEQTDGRLSTVSLELLGKGRDLANSLNTQLSAIFLGSRIETMAHELIHYGAEKVYVADEPNLGSYTTGAYTSVIAKQVLESKPEIMLFGASDIGRDLAPRVAKRLGTGLTADCTELAIEKESGLLLSTKPGYGSSMMYTFVCAQSRPQMATVRPSVMQALEKDTKRKGQIIHIPVRLEATDMPVKIVNRVKQARKGAKLEEARIIVGAGMGVGSAEKFAVIHQLAEALGAEVGVTKDPLDEGWITGDCMIGQTGKTVKPELYIACGISGAIQHISGIWDSDTIVAINTDPRADIFGIADYGIVGDLHEVLPMLIEEINKRRRV; translated from the coding sequence ATGATCTGCAGTGAATATCACGGCGTATGGGTTTTTGCCGAGCAAACAGACGGTCGGTTGAGCACGGTATCCCTGGAGTTGCTGGGAAAAGGGCGCGACTTAGCCAATAGTTTGAACACACAACTCTCGGCGATCTTTCTGGGATCAAGGATCGAAACCATGGCCCATGAATTGATCCATTATGGGGCTGAGAAAGTATATGTTGCCGATGAACCCAACCTGGGTAGCTATACTACAGGTGCCTACACGTCTGTCATTGCCAAGCAGGTTCTGGAGTCCAAACCGGAGATAATGCTCTTCGGGGCCAGCGATATCGGCAGGGATCTGGCCCCCCGGGTAGCCAAACGATTGGGTACCGGTCTCACCGCAGACTGCACGGAGCTGGCTATCGAGAAGGAAAGTGGCTTACTACTGAGCACCAAGCCCGGCTACGGGTCAAGCATGATGTACACTTTTGTCTGTGCCCAATCCAGACCGCAAATGGCCACTGTCAGGCCAAGTGTGATGCAGGCGCTGGAAAAGGACACTAAACGCAAAGGGCAGATAATCCATATCCCTGTAAGGCTGGAAGCAACCGATATGCCGGTCAAGATCGTAAACAGAGTCAAGCAAGCTAGGAAAGGCGCGAAGCTGGAGGAAGCCCGGATCATCGTCGGTGCAGGGATGGGTGTGGGTTCGGCCGAGAAGTTTGCCGTGATCCATCAGCTCGCCGAAGCGTTGGGCGCTGAAGTCGGCGTCACCAAGGATCCGTTAGATGAGGGCTGGATCACCGGGGACTGCATGATCGGACAGACCGGCAAGACTGTTAAACCGGAGCTCTATATCGCCTGCGGTATTTCGGGAGCCATCCAGCACATCTCAGGCATATGGGATTCCGACACCATAGTAGCCATCAACACAGACCCCAGGGCAGATATCTTCGGCATTGCGGATTACGGAATAGTGGGCGATCTGCATGAGGTGCTTCCTATGCTGATCGAGGAGATAAATAAGCGACGGCGCGTATAA
- a CDS encoding DnaJ domain-containing protein codes for MKDYYDILGVPASASMPEIKSAFRKLAFEYHPDKNPGNESLAEEKFKLINEAYGILGHEARKSEYDAYRNSQFAGIGSRRGSHDFRYTQDDIFKEAFSNENIFDEINRMFAQAGLRFDANFRNRVFFGGRDFRFQFFGKSNGTERRYDSSTDSEASYVYTSPLLTKKPNFIERWLDKAVCKVGGFILKKSLGIEIDRPTKEPGDTWGKT; via the coding sequence ATGAAAGATTATTATGATATTCTCGGTGTCCCGGCGAGTGCAAGTATGCCGGAGATCAAAAGCGCCTTCAGAAAATTGGCATTTGAATATCATCCGGATAAAAATCCCGGGAATGAAAGCTTGGCCGAGGAAAAATTCAAGCTAATTAATGAGGCATACGGCATTTTGGGCCATGAGGCAAGAAAGAGCGAATACGATGCCTATCGGAACAGCCAGTTCGCTGGTATCGGCTCCAGACGGGGTTCCCATGACTTCAGGTACACTCAGGATGACATCTTCAAGGAAGCCTTTTCTAACGAAAACATCTTTGACGAGATAAACCGGATGTTCGCTCAGGCCGGGCTCAGATTCGATGCGAATTTCCGAAATCGCGTTTTCTTCGGGGGCCGTGATTTCCGCTTCCAATTCTTCGGCAAATCGAATGGAACTGAGCGACGTTATGATTCGTCAACGGACAGCGAAGCGTCTTATGTCTACACCTCCCCACTTTTGACCAAAAAGCCGAACTTCATTGAAAGGTGGCTCGACAAGGCGGTCTGTAAGGTAGGCGGGTTTATCCTCAAAAAATCTCTGGGGATTGAGATAGACAGGCCAACCAAAGAGCCTGGGGATACGTGGGGAAAGACCTGA